The Leifsonia sp. ZF2019 DNA segment CGTCGACCGTGTCGTCGCGCGGGACCAGCGCACCGGCCTCGACGGCGCCCGCGATCAGCTGCCGCATCGGCACGACCCGTGCCTCCGGACGCCAGGCGCGCAGCACGGAGCGGAACCCCGCCAGCCCGCAGACGTGCGCGGCCCAGTACTCGTACTCCTCCTCGGTGGCGTACCCGTCCGTGGCCCAGTCGTGGAACCGGCCCGGCCGTTCGCCGCGCACGATCACCGGCTCGTTGCACCGCAGATCGCCCCACTGCGACTCGTAGGGGTACACGGCGGTCGTCGACGGCGCTCCGGTCATCCCCGTACGGTAGCCGAGGCGCGCACCTTGTCGAGGAAGTAGGCGTGGAACCGCGTGTCCCCCGTGATCTCGGGATGGAACGACGTGCCCAGCAGGTTCCCCTGCTCCACGGCGACCACACGCCCGTCGGCGACGCGGGCGAGCGCCGTGGCCTTCTCCCCCACCGACTCGACGATCGGCGCGCGGATGAAGACCGCGTGCAACGGCTCGTCACCGATGACGGGGATGTCGAGGTCGGTCTCGAAGGAGTCGACCTGCGAACCGAACGCGTTCCGGCGTACGGCGACGTCGAGACCGCCCAGACTCTGCTGACCGGCGATGCCGTCGACGATCGTGTCGGCGAGCATGATGAGCCCGGCGCACGTCCCGTAGACCGGCAGGCCGCCCGCGATCGCCGCGCGCAGCGGCCCCGCGAGTCCGAACGCGCGAGACAGCTTGTCCATCACGCTGGACTCGCCCCCGGGGATGACGAGGCCGTCCACCGCCGCCAGCTCCTCCTCGCGGCGCACCGGAACCGCGTCGGCGCCCAGCCCTCGGAGGACCGCGATGTGCTCGCGGAAGTCCCCCTGCAGGGCGAGGACGCCGACGCGCGGTGCGCGCTGGTCGCTCAGCACTTACCAGCCACGCTCGGCGAGGCGGTGCGGCGCGGCGAGGTCCGACACGTTGATGCCGACCATGGCCTCGCCGAGGCCGCGCGACACCTCGGCGATGACCTTCGCGTCGTCGTAGAACGTGGTGGCCTTGACGATCGCGGCCGCACGCTGCTCGGGGTTGCCCGACTTGAAGATGCCCGAGCCGACGAACACGCCGTCCGCGCCGAGCTGCATCATCATCGCCGCGTCGGCCGGAGTGGCGACGCCGCCGGCGGTGAACAGCACCACGGGGAGCGTGCCGGTCTCCGCGACCTCGGCGACCAGCTCGTACGGCGCCTGCAGTTCCTTGGCCGCGACGTAGAGCTCGTCCCGCGACATCGATGTCAGCGCGTTGATCTCGGACGTGATCTTGCGGATGTGCTTCGTCGCCTCCGAGACATCGCCGGTGCCGGCCTCGCCCTTCGAGCGGATCATGGCCGCGCCCTCGTTGATGCGCCGGAGCGCCTCGCCGAGGTTGGTGGCGCCGCAGACGAACGGCACGGTGAACTTCCACT contains these protein-coding regions:
- the pdxS gene encoding pyridoxal 5'-phosphate synthase lyase subunit PdxS, with protein sequence MMTDTLQGTATGSSRVKRGLAEMLKGGVIMDVVTPEQARIAEDAGAVAVMALERVPADIRAQGGVARMSDPDLIEAIIAEVSIPVMAKARIGHFVEAQVLEALDVDYIDESEVLSPADYVNHIDKWKFTVPFVCGATNLGEALRRINEGAAMIRSKGEAGTGDVSEATKHIRKITSEINALTSMSRDELYVAAKELQAPYELVAEVAETGTLPVVLFTAGGVATPADAAMMMQLGADGVFVGSGIFKSGNPEQRAAAIVKATTFYDDAKVIAEVSRGLGEAMVGINVSDLAAPHRLAERGW
- the pdxT gene encoding pyridoxal 5'-phosphate synthase glutaminase subunit PdxT, which translates into the protein MLSDQRAPRVGVLALQGDFREHIAVLRGLGADAVPVRREEELAAVDGLVIPGGESSVMDKLSRAFGLAGPLRAAIAGGLPVYGTCAGLIMLADTIVDGIAGQQSLGGLDVAVRRNAFGSQVDSFETDLDIPVIGDEPLHAVFIRAPIVESVGEKATALARVADGRVVAVEQGNLLGTSFHPEITGDTRFHAYFLDKVRASATVRG